Proteins encoded together in one Papaver somniferum cultivar HN1 unplaced genomic scaffold, ASM357369v1 unplaced-scaffold_21, whole genome shotgun sequence window:
- the LOC113339634 gene encoding uncharacterized protein LOC113339634, with the protein MSSDMDKSWMNCARKSREYIEGVRTFIMFFKNNGGESTLFSCPCKRCINCNGLVPLGEISLHLLKHGIQSSNTMWRFHGERSVVKAHRGNTSAEGVDVNVEDAADNFEHVVDPSVNPTTTNGANENVGEGVGVNVGDRVDENAGTSRSKRRQYLYERARQPLYDLCPKGKTTLCASICLNNIKTQFGISDNGATAVLKLMKELLLEGNTLRCNFFEVKKMIQELGMDYITYDACVNDCILYWKDRSTLVKCHVCQEPRYIKVFNDERKLTQVAQKTLRHFTIIERLRRFYSVPWIAEAILWHSKAHSDMNVMRHPVDSAAWRCADTFSP; encoded by the coding sequence ATGTCATCTGATATGGACAAGAGTTGGATGAATTGTGCCCGTAAGTCCAGAGAATACATAGAAGGTGTCAGGACATTTATAATGTTTTTCAAGAATAATGGTGGTGAGAGTACGTTGTTCTCATGCCCTTGTAAACGTTGTATCAACTGTAACGGTTTAGTACCACTTGGTGAGATTTCCTTACATTTGCTCAAACATGGGATTCAATCTTCGAATACAATGTGGCGTTTTCATGGTGAAAGATCTGTGGTAAAGGCACATAGGGGTAATACTTCAGCAGAAGGTGTGGATGTCAATGTAGAAGATGCAGCTGACAATTTTGAACATGTAGTTGATCCCTCAGTTAATCCTACTACAACAAATGGTGCAAATGAGAATGTTGGAGAAGGTGTTGGTGTGAATGTCGGAGATAGAGTAGATGAGAATGCTGGAACTAGCAGGAGTAAGAGAAGACAATATCTGTATGAGCGTGCAAGACAACCGTTGTACGATTTATGTCCTAAAGGAAAAACAACTCTGTGTGCTTCTATATGTCTGAATAACATCAAGACCCAGTTTGGAATTTCAGACAACGGTGCAACCGCAGTCTTAAAATTGATGAAAGAGTTGCTTCTTGAAGGAAACACGTTGCGGTGTAATTTTTTTGAAGTTAAGAAGATGATTCAAGAACTGGGTATGGATTATATAACATATGATGCGTGCGTAAATGACTGCATCTTATACTGGAAGGATAGAAGTACATTGGTGAAGTGTCATGTTTGTCAAGAACCAAGGTATATAAAAGTCTTCAATGATGAGAGGAAACTTACCCAAGTCGCGCAAAAGACATTAAGACATTTTACGATAATTGAAAGGCTGAGAAGGTTTTACAGTGTACCATGGATAGCAGAGGCAATTCTTTGGCATTCTAAAGCGCATTCAGATATGAATGTGATGCGACATCCAGTTGATTCTGCAGCTTGGCGGTGTGCGGATACGTTTTCTCCATAG